DNA from Fusobacterium perfoetens:
CCTATCAATCAGGCAATTTATATTCTTCCAATGCTAAAATGGAAAAACGAGGTTCAAAGTATTTAAGATTCGCTTTATTTAATGCAAGTATTTATGTATGCCATTATGAGCCAACATTTGCTTTATATCTTGCAAAGAAAAGAGCAGAAGGTAAACATTACTATGTAGCTCTTTCACATGCAATTAAGAAACTTGTTAGGCTTATTTTTCACTTGGAAAAAACAGGTGAACATTATGTTGCTTTAACTTAATTTCTCTTATT
Protein-coding regions in this window:
- a CDS encoding transposase gives rise to the protein SYMPAKSLELKHTIKLIEELTSEINEIEQEIKSIMDRINSPILTIPGIGYSMGAQIIAEIGDFKNFDSPDKILAFAGLSPSTYQSGNLYSSNAKMEKRGSKYLRFALFNASIYVCHYEPTFALYLAKKRAEGKHYYVALSHAIKKLVRLIFHLEKTGEHYVALT